A single window of Solanum dulcamara chromosome 5, daSolDulc1.2, whole genome shotgun sequence DNA harbors:
- the LOC129888538 gene encoding auxin-responsive protein SAUR36-like: MKKLTGFKLGRKLLRVFVHRRRIFSREISKVCNLGHLLKQRAKGLCFGKHHSGYIRVGQEPIAPKQVSVPKGHLVVYVGEKKDDTCRMMVPVIYFNHPLFAELLKEAEMVYGYNHSGGIQIPCRISEFENVKSRIAATGGGGNCRGEVSWRHK; encoded by the coding sequence ATGAAGAAATTGACGGGTTTTAAACTTGGGCGGAAGCTATTAAGAGTTTTTGTTCATCGGAGAAGAATTTTCAGCAGAGAAATTTCAAAAGTCTGTAATTTGGGACATTTGCTGAAACAGAGAGCAAAAGGACTCTGTTTTGGGAAACACCATTCGGGTTACATCCGAGTCGGTCAAGAACCGATTGCTCCGAAGCAGGTGAGTGTACCGAAAGGGCACTTGGTTGTGTACGTGGGTGAAAAGAAAGATGACACGTGCAGAATGATGGTGCCTGTGATATACTTTAATCATCCTCTGTTTGCTGAATTGTTGAAGGAAGCAGAGATGGTTTATGGGTATAATCATTCGGGTGGGATCCAAATACCCTGTCGGATATCCGAATTTGAGAACGTCAAATCAAGAATCGCCGCCACGGGCGGTGGTGGAAACTGTCGTGGAGAGGTGAGCTGGAGGCACAAGTAG